The Chitinophagales bacterium genome has a segment encoding these proteins:
- a CDS encoding acetyl-CoA C-acyltransferase produces the protein MKEAYIVAGYRSAIGKAKKGGFRFYRPDDLAADVVKHLVASIPNFDASRVDDLICGNAIPEAEQGMQIGRMIVLRAGLPKNVGGVTVNRYCASGLETIAMATAKIRAGMAQCIIAGGVESMSLLPMTGWRTVLNYEIANANPDYYSSMGLTAEAVAQKYNISRLAQDEFSYNSHQKAMKAIAEGKFKDEIVPVTVEEIFVDANNKRKKKSYTVETDEGPRADTSVEGLGKLRPVFANGGSVTAGNSSQTSDGAAFVMVMSEDMVKELNLQPIARLVTSAVVGCEPSIMGIGPVVAIPQALKQANLKLDDIQQIELNEAFAAQSLAVIQEAGLNPNIINLNGGAIALGHPLGCSGAKLSIQLLNEMKRQNQKYGMVSACIGGGQGIAGIFERF, from the coding sequence ATGAAAGAAGCATATATAGTAGCAGGATACAGATCAGCAATTGGAAAAGCCAAAAAAGGTGGCTTTCGCTTTTATCGTCCTGATGATTTAGCTGCAGATGTAGTAAAACATCTTGTAGCCTCAATTCCAAATTTCGATGCATCTCGTGTAGATGACTTAATTTGTGGAAATGCCATACCTGAAGCTGAACAAGGTATGCAAATTGGTAGAATGATTGTACTTCGTGCAGGACTACCTAAAAATGTTGGTGGTGTTACCGTCAATCGTTACTGTGCATCTGGTTTAGAAACCATTGCTATGGCAACAGCAAAAATTAGAGCTGGAATGGCTCAATGTATTATTGCTGGTGGTGTAGAATCAATGTCGTTATTACCAATGACAGGCTGGAGAACCGTATTGAATTATGAAATTGCCAATGCAAATCCAGATTATTACTCTTCAATGGGATTAACAGCAGAAGCAGTTGCACAGAAATACAATATTTCTCGTTTAGCTCAAGATGAATTTTCTTATAATTCTCATCAAAAAGCAATGAAAGCAATTGCTGAAGGTAAATTTAAAGATGAAATTGTGCCAGTTACAGTAGAAGAAATTTTTGTTGATGCCAATAACAAAAGAAAGAAAAAATCATACACAGTAGAAACAGATGAAGGACCAAGAGCAGATACTTCTGTAGAAGGTCTAGGAAAATTGCGACCAGTTTTTGCTAATGGTGGTTCTGTAACAGCAGGTAATTCATCACAAACTTCTGATGGTGCAGCTTTTGTTATGGTAATGTCTGAAGATATGGTGAAAGAGTTGAATCTTCAACCAATAGCAAGATTAGTAACGAGTGCTGTTGTTGGTTGCGAACCAAGCATTATGGGAATTGGACCAGTAGTGGCTATTCCACAAGCATTAAAGCAAGCCAATTTGAAATTAGATGATATTCAGCAAATTGAATTAAACGAAGCATTTGCAGCACAATCGTTAGCAGTAATTCAAGAAGCAGGATTAAATCCAAACATCATCAACTTAAATGGTGGTGCTATTGCATTAGGACATCCACTAGGTTGTTCTGGTGCTAAATTGTCTATTCAATTATTAAACGAAATGAAAAGACAAAACCAAAAATACGGAATGGTATCAGCTTGTATTGGTGGAGGACAAGGTATTGCTGGTATTTTTGAAAGATTTTAA
- a CDS encoding four helix bundle protein: MHNFKKLDIWIKSMELTKTIYSFTNEFPKNETYGIISQMRRSALSIPSNIAEGTGRNSDKELNKFLNIALGSSFELETQIILSYELDMINNQQFKNLDSKISELQKMIIGFKNKIKE, from the coding sequence ATGCACAATTTTAAAAAGTTAGATATTTGGATAAAAAGTATGGAGTTAACTAAAACCATATATTCATTTACTAATGAGTTTCCAAAAAATGAAACTTATGGAATTATTTCTCAAATGAGAAGAAGTGCATTATCTATTCCATCTAATATTGCAGAAGGAACTGGAAGAAATTCAGATAAAGAACTTAATAAGTTTTTAAACATAGCTTTAGGTTCTTCTTTTGAGTTAGAAACACAGATTATATTATCATATGAATTAGATATGATAAATAATCAGCAATTTAAAAATCTTGATTCTAAAATATCTGAATTACAAAAAATGATAATTGGTTTTAAAAATAAAATAAAAGAATAA
- a CDS encoding 3-hydroxyacyl-CoA dehydrogenase/enoyl-CoA hydratase family protein has product METKQRLIKKVAVLGSGVMGSGIALHFANIGVEVLLLDIVPFDLTEAEKNNPKARNRIVDTMLQNALKSKPAQAYAPSVASRVTTGNFDDDMHKIKDCDWIIEVVVERLDIKQQVFEKIEKNYTPGTLVTSNTSGIPIHLLEEGRSDVFKKNFCGTHFFNPPRYLRLFEVIPTPNTDKSVVDFLMAYGDKFLGKETVLCKDTPAFIANRVGVYTMAKIFQLTTELGLKIEDVDALTGPAIGRPKTGTFKLSDLVGNDTGTKVMMGIKENCPNDEQASAFAVPKYVDFLLENKFFGNKSKKGYYEKSTDENGKFQLLALRLDSLQYEPVTKPNFASLNNAKKAESLKDKINAFIKGDDKGAELVKKSLAGLFAYVSNRIPEISDNLYSIDDALRAGFAWDIGPFQYWDIVGIEKGMELAEADGLTIAQWVKDFVAAGNTSFYKLENGVNKYYDQNSKSYQAIPGAGSFIILDNLRGNTPVWKNSGGTLHDIGDGVVCLEFTSKMNSLGGDVLAAINKSIDIAEKDYKGLVIGNDATNFSVGANLMMIAMMAMEQEFDELDMAVRQFQATTMRCRYSGIPVVAAPHGMTLGGGCEVTMHSDVAVAAAETYIGLVEVGVGLLPGGGGTKEFALRASDSFTAGDVQIPTLQEKFLQIAMAKVATSATEAMDMGILRKGTDRMVVNIKRVIAEAKAEVLSMYEEGYTQPAHRNDITVLGKTGLGSLYVGVESFVAGKYISEHDAKIAKKIAFVLCGGDLSAESKVSEQYLLDLEREAFLSLCGEKKTLERIQHMLQTGKPLRN; this is encoded by the coding sequence ATGGAAACAAAACAAAGATTAATTAAAAAAGTAGCGGTCTTAGGTTCTGGTGTCATGGGTTCCGGAATTGCACTACACTTTGCCAATATTGGTGTAGAAGTGTTGTTGCTTGACATCGTTCCTTTTGATTTAACGGAAGCCGAAAAAAACAACCCAAAAGCAAGAAACAGAATTGTAGATACAATGCTACAAAATGCTTTAAAATCTAAACCAGCTCAAGCTTATGCTCCATCTGTTGCTAGTAGAGTTACTACAGGTAATTTTGATGATGACATGCATAAAATTAAAGACTGCGATTGGATTATTGAAGTGGTAGTAGAGAGATTAGACATCAAGCAACAAGTATTTGAAAAAATAGAAAAAAACTATACACCAGGTACTTTGGTAACTTCTAATACTTCTGGTATTCCAATTCATTTACTAGAAGAAGGTAGAAGCGATGTATTTAAAAAGAATTTCTGTGGAACACACTTCTTCAATCCACCTAGATATTTAAGATTGTTTGAAGTAATTCCTACTCCAAATACAGATAAAAGTGTGGTTGATTTCTTAATGGCTTATGGCGATAAATTCTTAGGAAAAGAAACTGTATTGTGTAAAGATACACCTGCTTTTATTGCAAATAGAGTTGGGGTTTATACTATGGCTAAAATTTTTCAGTTAACAACCGAGTTAGGTTTAAAAATTGAAGATGTTGATGCTTTAACAGGTCCAGCTATTGGTCGTCCTAAAACAGGTACTTTCAAATTATCTGATTTAGTAGGAAACGATACTGGTACTAAAGTAATGATGGGCATTAAAGAAAATTGTCCAAATGATGAACAAGCTAGTGCTTTTGCAGTTCCTAAATATGTAGATTTCTTACTAGAAAATAAATTTTTTGGTAATAAATCTAAAAAAGGGTATTACGAAAAATCTACTGATGAAAATGGTAAATTTCAATTATTAGCACTTCGTTTAGATTCTTTACAATACGAACCAGTTACTAAACCTAATTTTGCTTCTTTAAACAATGCTAAAAAAGCAGAAAGTCTAAAAGATAAAATCAATGCTTTTATTAAAGGTGATGATAAAGGTGCTGAATTAGTGAAAAAATCATTGGCAGGTTTATTTGCTTATGTTTCCAATAGAATTCCAGAAATTTCTGACAACTTATATTCTATTGATGATGCTTTAAGAGCTGGTTTTGCTTGGGATATAGGTCCTTTTCAATATTGGGACATCGTAGGTATTGAAAAAGGTATGGAGTTAGCAGAAGCAGATGGATTAACAATTGCTCAATGGGTAAAAGATTTTGTCGCTGCAGGAAATACATCTTTTTACAAATTAGAAAATGGCGTAAATAAATACTACGACCAAAATTCAAAATCTTATCAAGCTATTCCTGGTGCTGGAAGCTTTATCATATTAGATAATTTAAGAGGCAATACACCAGTTTGGAAAAACTCTGGTGGTACTTTACACGATATTGGCGATGGTGTGGTTTGTTTAGAATTTACTTCTAAAATGAATTCATTAGGTGGCGATGTTTTAGCGGCTATCAATAAATCAATCGACATAGCAGAAAAAGATTATAAAGGATTAGTTATTGGTAACGATGCGACAAACTTTTCTGTGGGTGCTAACTTAATGATGATTGCTATGATGGCTATGGAACAAGAGTTCGATGAACTAGATATGGCTGTTCGTCAGTTCCAAGCTACTACAATGCGTTGTAGATATTCTGGTATTCCAGTAGTTGCTGCACCTCATGGCATGACATTAGGTGGTGGTTGCGAAGTAACTATGCATAGCGATGTTGCTGTTGCTGCTGCCGAAACTTATATTGGTTTAGTAGAAGTTGGTGTTGGTTTATTACCTGGTGGTGGTGGAACAAAAGAATTTGCTTTAAGAGCTTCTGATAGTTTTACAGCTGGTGATGTTCAAATTCCTACGCTACAAGAAAAATTCTTACAAATTGCTATGGCTAAAGTAGCTACATCTGCTACAGAAGCAATGGATATGGGAATTTTAAGAAAAGGAACAGATAGAATGGTCGTGAATATTAAAAGAGTAATTGCAGAAGCTAAAGCAGAAGTCTTAAGCATGTACGAAGAAGGTTATACTCAGCCAGCACATAGAAATGATATTACTGTTTTAGGAAAAACTGGATTAGGTTCATTGTATGTTGGTGTAGAATCATTTGTAGCTGGAAAATATATTTCAGAACACGATGCAAAAATTGCTAAGAAAATTGCCTTTGTATTATGTGGTGGCGATTTATCTGCTGAAAGCAAAGTATCTGAACAATATTTATTGGATTTAGAAAGAGAAGCATTTTTATCATTATGTGGTGAAAAGAAAACACTAGAAAGAATCCAACACATGTTACAAACAGGAAAACCACTAAGAAATTAA
- a CDS encoding TetR/AcrR family transcriptional regulator: MPKQKVTEEEILKQSLRLFRQKSYHNTSVADIAEACGLLKGSLYHYFPSKEALMSAVIAYAHNIFKVKVFAIAYDAQLSPQERMEKMFQQSERILLSEGNIMGNIGVETARVIPDFANLIRDFYTDWMNAVAFIFEAVTDKKSALLLAEQTVAEFEGAVMMSRIYKDAKFIHNAYERLMNRFAAVSLSKSNKQI, from the coding sequence AAGGTTACAGAAGAAGAAATCTTAAAACAATCACTACGATTGTTTCGCCAAAAGAGCTATCACAACACTTCTGTTGCTGACATTGCAGAAGCATGTGGTTTGCTAAAAGGCAGTTTGTATCATTATTTTCCAAGTAAAGAAGCATTAATGAGTGCTGTTATTGCCTATGCTCATAATATTTTTAAAGTAAAAGTATTTGCAATTGCTTACGACGCTCAACTAAGTCCACAAGAAAGAATGGAAAAAATGTTTCAACAATCTGAAAGAATATTATTGTCAGAAGGTAATATTATGGGAAATATTGGTGTAGAAACAGCACGAGTTATTCCAGATTTTGCCAATCTTATTAGAGATTTTTACACCGATTGGATGAATGCAGTCGCTTTTATTTTTGAAGCAGTAACAGATAAGAAATCAGCGTTACTGTTAGCAGAACAAACCGTAGCAGAGTTTGAAGGTGCTGTTATGATGAGTAGAATTTATAAAGATGCTAAATTTATTCACAATGCTTATGAACGATTGATGAATCGATTTGCAGCAGTATCATTATCTAAATCAAATAAACAAATATAA